GCTCCGCACCGGGTGTCAGCTGTAGACGCTCTGAATAGACGCGCTCCAGAGCGCTTTCGTCCAGCCCGGCCAATAATGCAACCCGCTCTCGCAGCGATTGACTGAAATCCAGCTCGCCACGCATGGAGCGCTCGGTGATGGCCGCCACTTGGTCCTTGATACCTTGCATGTCGGCGATTTCATCGATGCATTCGATGGTGATCAGGGTGGAGTCCATGTCCATCACCACCAGTCCAAAATCCGTCAGTTTGCGGCCCAGGGGGATGAAGGCGAAGTCATAACCGGCCTCTTCGCAAAAAGCGGCGACATCGGCCTTGCTGGCCGGGTCCGCCTGCAGCAAGCGGAAGGCCTGGTGGCGGGCATCTGGCAGGGCAATGGCTTCGATGGCATGTGCCTGGGTCAGGTGGGCCAGATGTTTCAGATCGGGTGTGGCGATATCCGGGGCTTGGACGACGAGTTTATACATGACAACAATCCTTGAAATCAGGCCAGCGCCTTGAAGAAATCTTTGATCAGTCTGATCCGTGGCGCCAGCTCCGGCAGTTTGGCCTCGATTTTGAGCTTTTCCGGCCCGGCCAGCTTGTATTGGCGATTGCTTTGGATCAGCTGAATGATCTTCATCGGATCGATCGGCGGATTGGGGGTGAATTGCACGTGGATGGTCTGCTCGGTTGCGTCGATCTGTTTGATGC
This is a stretch of genomic DNA from Chitinivorax tropicus. It encodes these proteins:
- the serB gene encoding phosphoserine phosphatase SerB; protein product: MYKLVVQAPDIATPDLKHLAHLTQAHAIEAIALPDARHQAFRLLQADPASKADVAAFCEEAGYDFAFIPLGRKLTDFGLVVMDMDSTLITIECIDEIADMQGIKDQVAAITERSMRGELDFSQSLRERVALLAGLDESALERVYSERLQLTPGAERMLQKAHAAGLKSMLVSGGFTFFTARLQARLGLTYAHANTLEVESGKLTGRLIGDILDAQAKADWLMRVRTELGLQTDQVVAMGDGANDLKMLAQAGLGIAFHAKPIVRQQAQYALTHVGLDGWINWFA